A single genomic interval of Asinibacterium sp. OR53 harbors:
- the atpH gene encoding ATP synthase F1 subunit delta, with product MPNQRLASRYAKSLIDLAIDKGQLEAVYADMLYLKAVCKSSREFLLLLRSPIIKGDQKNSIITAVTKGKVSELTAAFNHLLVKKGRESDLPEIVAAFIEQYQQLKGIHSVTLTTAAPISEELKQAICQKVQSERALGTVELETKTDERLIGGFVLEFDNNLVDASILRDLKDIKNQFLRNDYIHQIR from the coding sequence ATGCCAAATCAAAGATTAGCGAGCAGGTATGCAAAGAGTCTGATTGACCTGGCGATAGATAAGGGTCAGTTGGAAGCGGTGTACGCCGATATGTTGTACCTGAAGGCAGTGTGCAAGAGCAGCCGGGAATTCCTGTTGCTGTTGCGCAGTCCTATTATCAAGGGCGACCAGAAGAACAGCATCATTACTGCTGTAACGAAAGGTAAAGTGAGTGAACTCACTGCTGCTTTCAATCATCTGCTGGTGAAGAAAGGAAGGGAAAGTGATCTGCCGGAGATCGTTGCTGCATTCATTGAACAATACCAGCAACTGAAAGGCATACACAGTGTTACGCTCACAACGGCAGCGCCTATCAGCGAAGAACTGAAACAGGCGATCTGCCAGAAAGTGCAATCTGAAAGGGCATTGGGCACAGTTGAGCTGGAGACCAAAACAGATGAGCGATTGATCGGCGGTTTTGTGTTGGAGTTTGATAACAACCTGGTGGATGCGAGTATCCTGCGCGATCTGAAAGATATCAAGAACCAATTCCTCCGGAACGATTATATTCATCAAATAAGATAA
- a CDS encoding ABC transporter ATP-binding protein, with the protein MSETPKKKVFDFSLLGRVFRFVKPYRWLFYLSIVLAILMAIFAPVRPYLIQLTVDTATGKAVLAPQWLKALLFGTDLSDATRFIIAVTLFQVVFLFVETTIRFVFSFITAWMGQSVVKDMRITVYRKILGLNLRQFDRTPIGTLTTRTINDIESINDIFSDGLIPIIADLLTIVITLGTMFWMDWRLTLICLVPFPVMIVATYYFKESVNKSFIRVRNAVASLNAFVQEHITGMQVVQAFSAEEREFTKFKKINSEHRNANIKAIFAYSVFFPVVEVVLALSMGFLVWWIADRSLDAGLLIAFILYLNQIFRPLRVIADKFNVLQMGMIAAERVLKVLDNTDEIVPVAEGAYQPAHIRGAIRFEKVWFAYIDEQYVLKDIDFEVKAGQTVALVGHTGSGKTSIISLLNRLYHIQKGSIKIDGVNVEDYELDCLRKGIGVVLQDVFLFSGSVMDNITLRNPDISRGQVIEAAKMIGVHDFIMQLPGGYDYNVMERGSTLSLGQRQLLSFIRALLYNPSILILDEATSSVDTESEQLIERAIDTLISGRTSIVIAHRLSTIRKADKIIVLDKGEIRETGNHEELLLLGGFYAKLHEMQFEKQKQKVAVAG; encoded by the coding sequence ATGAGTGAGACGCCCAAAAAGAAGGTTTTCGATTTTTCATTGCTGGGAAGGGTTTTCCGTTTTGTAAAGCCATACCGGTGGTTATTTTACCTGAGTATTGTACTGGCCATTCTGATGGCCATATTTGCTCCTGTACGTCCTTATCTCATACAACTGACAGTTGATACAGCAACGGGCAAAGCCGTGCTGGCGCCGCAATGGCTGAAAGCTTTGTTGTTCGGGACCGATCTGAGTGATGCCACCCGGTTCATCATTGCCGTTACGCTTTTCCAGGTAGTCTTTTTGTTCGTGGAAACGACCATACGGTTCGTATTTAGTTTTATTACGGCATGGATGGGACAAAGTGTGGTAAAGGATATGCGTATTACCGTGTACCGCAAGATACTGGGACTCAATTTGCGGCAATTCGACCGTACACCCATTGGCACACTGACCACGCGTACCATCAATGATATTGAAAGTATCAATGATATTTTTTCAGACGGATTGATCCCGATCATCGCTGATCTGCTCACCATCGTCATTACATTGGGTACTATGTTCTGGATGGATTGGCGCCTGACACTGATCTGCCTGGTGCCTTTTCCGGTGATGATCGTAGCCACGTATTATTTTAAGGAGAGCGTGAACAAAAGTTTCATCCGGGTAAGGAATGCAGTGGCCAGTCTCAATGCTTTTGTGCAGGAGCACATTACCGGTATGCAGGTGGTGCAGGCTTTTTCGGCAGAAGAGCGCGAGTTTACCAAGTTTAAAAAGATCAACAGCGAGCACCGCAACGCCAATATCAAAGCCATTTTCGCTTATTCTGTTTTCTTTCCCGTGGTGGAGGTAGTGCTGGCGCTGAGTATGGGCTTCCTGGTATGGTGGATCGCCGACCGTTCGCTGGATGCGGGATTGCTGATTGCCTTTATCCTTTACCTTAACCAGATATTCAGACCGCTGCGGGTGATCGCCGATAAATTCAATGTGTTGCAGATGGGTATGATTGCGGCGGAAAGGGTGTTGAAAGTGCTGGATAATACCGATGAGATCGTACCGGTTGCCGAAGGGGCTTACCAGCCAGCGCATATCCGGGGAGCGATACGTTTTGAAAAAGTGTGGTTTGCTTATATCGATGAACAATATGTATTGAAGGATATCGATTTTGAAGTGAAAGCAGGCCAGACGGTGGCATTGGTAGGGCATACCGGCAGCGGAAAGACTTCCATCATCAGCCTGCTGAACAGGCTTTACCACATACAAAAAGGGTCGATCAAAATAGATGGGGTGAATGTGGAAGATTATGAGCTCGACTGTTTGAGAAAGGGTATTGGTGTAGTGCTGCAGGACGTGTTCCTGTTTTCGGGTTCGGTCATGGATAATATCACTTTACGTAACCCGGATATTTCGAGGGGCCAGGTGATAGAGGCAGCTAAAATGATTGGGGTCCATGATTTCATCATGCAATTACCGGGCGGATATGATTACAATGTAATGGAAAGGGGCAGCACCCTGAGCCTGGGACAGCGCCAGTTGCTGTCGTTCATCAGGGCGCTTTTGTACAACCCCTCCATACTGATCCTGGACGAAGCCACTTCATCGGTTGACACAGAAAGCGAACAACTCATTGAGAGAGCGATAGATACGCTCATCTCGGGCCGAACTTCCATCGTTATTGCCCACCGGCTTTCCACCATCCGCAAGGCCGATAAAATCATTGTACTCGACAAGGGTGAGATCAGGGAAACCGGTAACCACGAAGAGCTTTTGTTGCTGGGTGGTTTTTATGCCAAATTGCATGAAATGCAGTTCGAAAAGCAAAAACAAAAAGTGGCAGTGGCCGGCTGA
- the atpF gene encoding F0F1 ATP synthase subunit B encodes MLLEINPLVLPDVGLAFWSLIAFLVLLFVLGKFAWKPIMKAISEREQGIEDALAKADKVKAEMVALQSENETMINKAREERAKMLKEAKETAEKMVSEAKDKAKSEYDRIVAEAQQAITQQKNAALTDVKNQVGSLVVEVAEKVLRRELADKTGQEKYIKDLAEGVKLN; translated from the coding sequence ATGTTATTAGAAATAAACCCTTTGGTACTGCCTGATGTAGGGCTGGCATTTTGGAGCCTCATTGCGTTCCTCGTACTGCTATTCGTATTGGGAAAGTTCGCCTGGAAGCCGATCATGAAAGCGATCAGCGAAAGGGAGCAGGGCATTGAAGATGCTTTGGCCAAGGCCGATAAGGTGAAAGCTGAAATGGTGGCTTTGCAGAGCGAGAATGAAACCATGATCAACAAGGCCCGTGAAGAAAGAGCAAAGATGCTGAAAGAAGCCAAAGAAACTGCCGAGAAAATGGTTTCAGAAGCGAAGGACAAAGCCAAATCTGAGTACGACAGGATTGTTGCCGAAGCACAGCAGGCCATCACCCAGCAGAAAAATGCAGCGCTGACCGATGTGAAAAACCAGGTGGGAAGCCTGGTGGTGGAAGTGGCTGAAAAAGTGTTGCGTCGTGAGCTGGCTGATAAAACAGGCCAGGAGAAATACATCAAGGACTTAGCTGAAGGAGTAAAATTAAATTGA
- the atpE gene encoding ATP synthase F0 subunit C: MVVGSVAAIGAGLAAIGAGIGIGQIGKGAVEGIARQPEAANDIRANMIVAAAFVEAVALFAVVVALLGNG; the protein is encoded by the coding sequence ATGGTAGTAGGAAGTGTTGCCGCAATCGGCGCTGGTTTAGCTGCTATCGGTGCCGGTATCGGTATCGGACAAATCGGTAAGGGCGCCGTTGAAGGTATTGCCCGTCAGCCGGAAGCTGCTAACGACATCCGTGCAAACATGATCGTTGCCGCTGCTTTCGTGGAAGCGGTTGCCCTGTTTGCGGTGGTGGTTGCCCTGTTGGGTAATGGTTAA
- the atpB gene encoding F0F1 ATP synthase subunit A produces the protein MSLRSVQSLLVATFGLLLITFSNVSLAQDSAHAAAVEGKEAAHAEKEGKFNVTETILEHIKDSHSWHLWGHTSIHLPVILYSDKGLESFSSSNLMNEHHEQVVYNGHYPYKVVDGKIRVVNADGSVNKEASARVWDFSITKNVTALLVSVTLLMLIFLSVAAAYKKRGVKSAPRGLQSFMEPVILFVRDEVAKPNIGHHYIKYMPFLLSLFFLILINNFLGLIPFFPGGANLSGNIAFTMTLAVCVFVVVNIKGNKSYWEHIFWMPGMHWSMKLFLAPIELIGVFIKPISLMVRLFANLTAGHILVLSLVCLIFIFKTVYASAIAVPFAVFISLIELLVAFLQAYIFAMLSAMYIGMAIEEHHHHGDHEPHYHESED, from the coding sequence ATGAGCCTCAGAAGTGTACAATCTTTACTGGTAGCGACTTTCGGCCTTTTATTGATAACTTTTTCTAATGTAAGCCTTGCCCAGGATTCAGCCCATGCCGCGGCTGTTGAAGGGAAAGAAGCAGCCCATGCTGAAAAGGAAGGAAAATTTAATGTTACCGAAACAATTCTCGAGCACATCAAAGACAGTCACAGCTGGCATCTTTGGGGGCATACCTCCATACATCTTCCGGTAATTCTTTATTCTGATAAAGGATTGGAATCTTTTTCTTCCAGCAACCTGATGAATGAACATCACGAACAAGTGGTGTATAATGGTCATTATCCTTACAAAGTAGTGGACGGTAAGATCAGGGTGGTGAATGCAGATGGTTCAGTGAACAAAGAAGCTTCAGCCAGGGTTTGGGATTTCTCCATCACCAAAAATGTAACGGCCTTATTGGTAAGTGTAACCCTGTTAATGCTGATCTTCCTTTCTGTTGCTGCGGCATACAAAAAGAGAGGTGTTAAATCGGCGCCCAGGGGTTTGCAGTCTTTCATGGAACCTGTGATCCTGTTTGTGCGCGATGAAGTGGCCAAGCCCAATATCGGCCATCACTATATCAAATACATGCCGTTCCTGCTCAGTCTTTTTTTCCTGATATTGATCAATAATTTCCTGGGTCTGATCCCTTTCTTTCCCGGTGGAGCCAATTTGAGCGGTAATATCGCTTTTACAATGACGCTGGCAGTATGTGTGTTCGTTGTAGTAAATATCAAGGGAAATAAAAGTTACTGGGAACATATTTTCTGGATGCCGGGTATGCACTGGAGCATGAAATTGTTCCTGGCGCCTATTGAACTGATCGGTGTTTTCATCAAACCTATTTCGTTGATGGTGCGATTGTTCGCCAACCTAACGGCCGGTCACATCCTGGTGTTGAGTTTGGTTTGTTTGATCTTTATCTTTAAAACAGTATATGCTTCAGCGATAGCGGTGCCGTTTGCAGTGTTCATCAGTTTGATTGAGTTGCTGGTAGCATTTTTGCAGGCGTATATTTTTGCGATGCTCAGTGCGATGTATATAGGAATGGCGATAGAAGAGCATCACCATCATGGCGATCATGAGCCGCATTATCACGAATCGGAAGATTAA
- a CDS encoding bifunctional (p)ppGpp synthetase/guanosine-3',5'-bis(diphosphate) 3'-pyrophosphohydrolase → MESTQVITIDAPLPAYNLSPEQEKNEIVRHYRALLRALRPKLKKGDKELLRHAFEMAADAHKTMRRKSGEPYILHPIAVAMICVEEIGLGVRSTICALLHDTVEDTDITLEDVEHEFGTEIAKIVDGLTKISNVIDTNTSQQAENFKKILLTLTDDPRVILIKLADRLHNMRTLDSMKREKQLKIASETVWVYAPLAHRMGLYNIKTELEDLSMKYLEPEAYREIAKRLSETKRERTRYINEFIRPLKEKLTASGFHFEIYGRPKSIHSIWNKIKKKSVSFEEVYDLFAIRVILDSPPEKEKEDCWKVYSMITDEYMPSPERLRDWLSNPKSNGYEALHTTVMGPQGKWVEVQIRTKRMNEIAEKGLAAHYKYKEGSNDEDRFDKWFGQIREVLNTPDTADGVDFLQDFKTSFLAEEIYVYTPKGEVKMLPTGSTALDFAFAIHSAIGTKCIGAKVHHKLVPISHKLRSGDQVEIITSSKQKPSEDWLSFVVTAKARSKIKDALREEKRKVAEDGKYLLQRKLEAMGAAYSQYNIEELVQFYKAPSSLDLHYRIATKAIDLKELKEFQVLGDKLEIPKPKPLIVGEPAVDHTHHKTFNRKDSELIIFGESSDKIMYSLAKCCNPIPGDDVFGFVSTGKGLIIHRTSCPNAAQLLANYGHRVVKTKWAKNKEISFLTGLKIVGLDDVGVINKITNVISGDLRINIAALTIESKEGLFQGTIKVFVHDKEELEELVSRLKSLAGIQTVDRFDTETI, encoded by the coding sequence ATGGAGTCAACACAAGTAATCACGATCGATGCCCCGCTGCCCGCCTATAATCTCAGCCCCGAGCAGGAAAAAAATGAGATTGTCAGGCATTACCGTGCCTTGTTGCGCGCACTCAGGCCCAAGCTGAAAAAAGGCGATAAGGAACTGTTGCGCCATGCTTTTGAAATGGCCGCCGATGCTCACAAGACCATGCGCCGCAAAAGCGGGGAGCCCTATATCCTGCACCCCATCGCCGTAGCTATGATCTGCGTGGAAGAGATCGGCCTGGGCGTACGCAGCACCATCTGCGCACTGCTGCACGATACCGTGGAAGATACCGATATCACCCTGGAAGATGTGGAACACGAATTCGGGACTGAGATTGCCAAGATCGTAGATGGACTGACCAAGATTTCCAATGTTATCGACACCAATACTTCGCAGCAGGCCGAAAACTTCAAGAAGATCCTGCTTACCCTTACCGATGACCCGCGGGTGATCCTCATCAAACTGGCCGATCGCCTGCACAATATGCGCACGCTCGATTCCATGAAGCGCGAAAAACAACTGAAGATCGCTTCTGAAACCGTGTGGGTATATGCGCCGCTGGCCCATCGCATGGGGCTTTACAACATCAAGACAGAGTTGGAAGACCTGTCGATGAAATACCTCGAACCCGAAGCCTACCGCGAGATTGCCAAGCGGTTGTCTGAAACCAAAAGGGAACGCACCCGCTATATCAACGAATTCATCCGCCCGTTAAAAGAAAAACTCACAGCCTCTGGCTTCCATTTCGAGATTTACGGAAGGCCTAAAAGCATCCATTCCATCTGGAACAAGATCAAAAAGAAAAGTGTTTCTTTTGAAGAGGTATACGATTTATTCGCCATCCGTGTGATACTCGACTCTCCTCCCGAAAAAGAAAAAGAAGATTGCTGGAAAGTCTATTCCATGATCACCGATGAGTACATGCCTTCTCCGGAAAGACTGCGCGACTGGCTCAGCAACCCGAAAAGCAATGGGTATGAAGCCTTGCACACAACGGTGATGGGCCCGCAGGGAAAATGGGTGGAAGTACAGATCCGCACCAAGCGGATGAACGAGATCGCGGAAAAAGGACTGGCAGCGCATTATAAATACAAGGAAGGAAGCAACGATGAGGACCGTTTCGATAAATGGTTCGGACAGATCCGTGAAGTCCTGAATACACCCGATACCGCCGATGGTGTGGACTTCCTGCAGGATTTCAAGACCTCTTTCCTCGCCGAGGAAATCTATGTATACACGCCCAAGGGCGAAGTGAAGATGTTGCCCACAGGCAGCACAGCGCTGGATTTTGCTTTTGCCATCCACTCGGCCATCGGTACCAAATGTATCGGCGCCAAAGTACACCACAAGCTGGTGCCCATCAGCCATAAGTTGCGCAGCGGCGACCAGGTGGAGATCATCACCAGCAGCAAGCAAAAACCTTCGGAAGACTGGCTCAGTTTCGTGGTAACCGCCAAAGCCAGGAGCAAGATCAAAGACGCACTGCGCGAAGAAAAAAGAAAGGTGGCAGAAGACGGCAAATACCTCCTGCAACGGAAACTGGAGGCCATGGGCGCCGCTTACAGTCAGTATAACATAGAAGAACTGGTACAGTTTTACAAAGCGCCTTCTTCGCTCGACCTGCATTACCGCATCGCTACCAAGGCCATCGATCTCAAAGAACTGAAAGAATTCCAGGTGCTGGGCGATAAACTGGAGATTCCTAAGCCCAAACCCCTTATTGTTGGCGAGCCTGCTGTTGACCATACCCACCACAAAACCTTCAACCGCAAAGACTCGGAACTCATCATTTTCGGAGAAAGCAGCGACAAGATCATGTATTCATTGGCCAAATGCTGTAACCCCATCCCGGGCGACGACGTATTTGGTTTTGTGAGCACGGGTAAAGGGCTCATCATACACCGCACCAGTTGTCCCAATGCCGCCCAGCTCCTGGCCAATTACGGGCACCGCGTAGTAAAAACCAAATGGGCCAAGAACAAGGAGATATCGTTCCTCACCGGTCTCAAGATCGTGGGACTCGATGATGTGGGTGTCATTAATAAAATTACCAATGTAATCAGCGGCGACCTGCGCATCAATATCGCTGCCTTGACCATTGAGTCGAAGGAAGGCCTGTTCCAAGGCACCATCAAAGTGTTTGTGCACGATAAAGAAGAGCTGGAAGAGCTGGTGAGCCGGTTAAAATCGCTGGCCGGAATACAAACAGTTGATAGGTTTGATACGGAGACCATTTAG
- the atpA gene encoding F0F1 ATP synthase subunit alpha codes for MVDIKPDEISAILKQQLSNFNASADLEEVGTVLQVGDGIARVYGLNGVRSGELVQFDNGVKAIALNLEEDNVGVVLMGESSGIREGDKVKRTGQIASIKVGEGVVGRVINTLGEPIDGKGPIAGELYEMPLERKAPGVIYREPVKEPLQTGIKAIDAMIPIGRGQRELVIGDRQTGKTAICIDTIINQKEFYDAGKPVYCIYVAIGQKASTVAGVMKTLADNGAMAYTTIVSASASDPAPQQFYAPFAGAAIGEFFRDTGRPALIIYDDLSKQAVAYREVSLLLRRPPGREAYPGDVFYLHSRLLERAAKVINNDSVAKNMNDLPASIKHLVKGGGSLTALPIIETQAGDVSAYIPTNVISITDGQIFLEGNLFNAGIRPAINVGISVSRVGGNAQIKSMKKVAGTLKLDQALYRELEAFSKFGGDLDAATKSVIDKGARNVEVLKQAQYTPFSVEKQVAIIYLGTQGLLRDIAVKKVKEFESHFLMEMENKLPDVLAEFKKGNLPEEGLNKMTELAKSLAVQYK; via the coding sequence ATGGTGGACATTAAACCCGACGAGATATCAGCGATACTGAAGCAGCAGCTGAGCAATTTCAATGCTTCGGCTGATCTCGAAGAAGTGGGAACCGTATTGCAGGTAGGCGACGGTATTGCCCGCGTATACGGCCTGAACGGTGTACGCAGCGGTGAGCTGGTACAATTCGATAATGGTGTAAAAGCCATCGCCCTGAACCTGGAAGAAGATAATGTGGGTGTGGTATTGATGGGTGAGAGCAGCGGGATACGTGAAGGAGATAAAGTAAAAAGGACTGGCCAGATCGCTTCTATCAAAGTAGGAGAAGGTGTAGTAGGCCGTGTGATCAATACACTGGGTGAACCCATCGATGGTAAAGGTCCCATTGCCGGTGAATTGTATGAAATGCCCCTGGAGCGTAAAGCCCCTGGTGTAATTTATCGCGAGCCGGTAAAAGAACCCCTGCAAACAGGTATCAAAGCGATCGACGCGATGATCCCCATCGGACGCGGACAGCGTGAGTTGGTGATCGGTGACCGCCAGACCGGTAAGACCGCTATCTGTATCGATACCATCATCAACCAGAAAGAATTTTACGATGCAGGCAAGCCTGTATATTGTATTTATGTAGCGATCGGACAAAAAGCATCTACCGTAGCCGGTGTGATGAAGACCCTGGCCGATAATGGTGCGATGGCGTACACTACGATCGTATCGGCATCTGCATCAGATCCTGCTCCGCAGCAGTTCTATGCACCATTCGCCGGTGCTGCGATCGGAGAATTTTTCCGTGATACCGGTCGCCCTGCACTGATCATTTATGATGACCTGTCCAAGCAGGCGGTGGCTTACCGTGAGGTATCATTGCTGCTGAGAAGGCCACCCGGACGTGAAGCATATCCTGGTGACGTATTCTACCTGCACAGCCGTTTGCTGGAGCGTGCAGCCAAAGTGATCAACAATGATTCTGTTGCCAAGAATATGAACGATTTGCCCGCTTCTATCAAGCACCTGGTGAAAGGTGGTGGTTCGCTCACAGCGCTGCCCATCATTGAAACACAGGCTGGCGACGTATCTGCATACATTCCTACCAACGTGATCTCTATTACCGACGGACAGATATTCCTGGAAGGTAACCTGTTCAACGCAGGTATCCGTCCGGCTATCAACGTAGGTATCTCAGTAAGCCGTGTGGGTGGTAACGCGCAGATCAAGTCGATGAAAAAAGTTGCCGGTACACTGAAGCTCGACCAGGCGCTGTACCGCGAGCTGGAAGCGTTCTCTAAATTCGGTGGCGACCTCGATGCTGCTACCAAATCAGTGATCGACAAAGGTGCCCGTAACGTGGAAGTGCTGAAACAGGCGCAGTATACACCATTCTCTGTAGAAAAACAGGTAGCCATCATTTACCTGGGTACACAAGGACTTTTACGCGATATTGCTGTAAAGAAGGTGAAAGAGTTTGAAAGCCATTTCCTGATGGAAATGGAAAACAAACTGCCTGATGTACTGGCTGAGTTCAAAAAAGGTAACCTGCCTGAAGAAGGATTGAACAAGATGACCGAGCTGGCCAAGAGCCTGGCGGTTCAGTATAAATAA
- a CDS encoding adenylosuccinate synthase gives MVDVILGLQWGDEGKGKIVDYFAPHYDIIARFQGGPNAGHTLYVDGKKMVLHQIPSGIFHQNTINVIGNGVVLDPVTLKRECDAVAAFGIDVKKNLFISDRTNIILPTHRALDKASELSKGEAKIGSTLKGIGPAYMDKTGRNALHVGDLLDKSFTTQYIKLRLKHQKLLDNFHFMEDISAWEEEFFEALEFLKTLKVINCEYFVNNKIAEGKKVLAEGAQGSMLDIDFGTFPFVTSSNTISAGVCTGLGVSPKQINEVLGVTKAYCTRVGSGPFPTELHDATGEELRKIGNEFGATTGRPRRCGWIDLVALKYACMINGVTQVIMTKADVLDSFEELKVCTAYNINGIETKEVPYQLPRVHAEPLLQSFKGWHSDTTKVKESAALPDTMHTYINFINQYIGAPVKYVSNGPGREQIVHI, from the coding sequence ATGGTAGATGTAATTTTAGGTTTGCAATGGGGAGATGAGGGCAAAGGAAAGATCGTTGATTATTTCGCCCCTCATTATGATATTATTGCCCGTTTCCAGGGTGGTCCGAATGCCGGACATACTTTGTATGTAGATGGTAAGAAAATGGTGCTCCACCAGATACCTTCCGGTATTTTTCACCAGAACACCATCAACGTGATTGGGAACGGTGTAGTACTTGATCCCGTTACCCTGAAAAGAGAATGTGATGCCGTAGCGGCTTTTGGCATCGATGTAAAAAAGAATCTCTTTATTTCCGACAGGACCAACATCATCCTGCCTACTCACCGCGCACTCGATAAAGCATCCGAACTTTCCAAAGGAGAAGCCAAGATCGGTTCTACGTTGAAAGGCATCGGCCCTGCGTATATGGATAAAACAGGAAGGAACGCTTTGCACGTGGGCGACCTGCTTGATAAAAGTTTTACCACCCAATACATTAAGCTGCGGCTTAAGCACCAGAAATTGCTCGATAATTTCCATTTCATGGAAGATATCTCTGCCTGGGAAGAAGAATTTTTCGAAGCGCTGGAATTCCTGAAGACACTTAAAGTGATCAATTGCGAATATTTCGTTAACAATAAAATTGCTGAAGGCAAAAAAGTACTGGCAGAAGGCGCACAGGGCAGCATGCTGGATATCGATTTCGGCACATTCCCCTTTGTTACTTCTTCTAATACGATTTCTGCCGGCGTTTGTACCGGTTTGGGCGTATCACCCAAACAGATCAACGAAGTATTGGGCGTAACAAAAGCTTATTGTACCAGGGTGGGCAGCGGACCATTCCCCACTGAACTGCACGATGCTACCGGTGAAGAGTTGCGCAAAATCGGTAATGAGTTTGGCGCTACCACCGGACGTCCCCGCCGCTGCGGATGGATCGATCTCGTAGCGCTCAAATATGCCTGCATGATTAACGGTGTTACACAGGTGATCATGACCAAAGCCGATGTGCTCGATTCATTCGAAGAACTGAAAGTATGTACTGCCTATAATATCAATGGTATAGAAACAAAAGAAGTACCTTATCAATTGCCAAGGGTGCACGCAGAGCCCCTGTTACAAAGCTTCAAGGGCTGGCATTCCGATACTACCAAGGTAAAAGAAAGTGCGGCATTGCCCGATACCATGCATACGTATATTAACTTTATCAATCAATACATTGGCGCTCCGGTTAAATATGTTTCCAATGGCCCCGGACGCGAACAAATCGTGCACATTTAA